Genomic DNA from Gossypium hirsutum isolate 1008001.06 chromosome A01, Gossypium_hirsutum_v2.1, whole genome shotgun sequence:
caaacttttactctccaaaactttttattttccccctaaacttttacttctcactctttactcccaaataaaaaattaaaattatccaaaaaatatccaacataaatagtaataattttatttatatctactatttatattattaaattaaatttcacattttatattatttatattattgaattgtttagtcatattgaatatttatattaaaattgaattattaatgatgccataaaatattcgtgttaaaattttatattagtattaatttcacattttatctttaaaataacttttattaaaaaatcacatttttacatttaatatattttttaattccaaaatatatagtgacaagaatatgaagataattgaaacaattaagcaagtaaagaagctaatccgtatataaaagattaataaataaattatgaggtgatgaaagattataaaaaaattgattacggtggacaaattttattacgatggttGACAAGTTGTAACAAGGACccacaattattttttaaaatttaacttgaacaaatatattcgattcgattcgattcgaattctatctcactcgactcgattcgagaaaatttcaaatcaaattaggatgataaaatatgattcatcaactcgattaactcgaaattttttcattcgattcgattcgatcgaacactCACCCCTAGCTCTACTACTCAAAGCAATGTTTTGTGTGTAGCTTTCAATTTCATTGCAAATTACGTATTGGAACTATGAAATGTATGTGCAGACTCTTATTGCATGGAAACAGAGGTTGTGATGCTGGGGTTATGAACCACTTTTTTGCAGTGTTGAGACTAAAAAGGGCATTGATCTCTTGCGTTTTACTCAAGGAATCAAACAAATGTAGTTGTGGATCTAAGTGGAGTTGCAAAATCAAGCCTTATCAATGTTCTGAGAAGTAATCATCGTTCTTCTGATGCCCTTGAAGAAGATAACTGGTTTGAAAACCAGAGGGTTGGGGAGGTTTCAACAAGGGTAGAGGAAAGCATACCAGTCGACATGTTTCTTTGCTTTCACTATCAGGAGGGGGTTATCTTGCTGATACACCTAGGTCTAGCCAACCTAATTTGTTGAAAGTGACAAGGCAATCTCTTGCACAAGCTTTTCCTAATGTTGTCGACTTGTCGGCTGTAATATTATACACAATTTGTTGCATTTCACTCTCTATGTGAACTGCATCAATTTCTAATATGCATTTGGCTCTAGTTTGAAAAGTTATTGCCTCAAAAGAAAATGTCTTTTCATACTTCCATATATAATCAATAGACGTACAAATCAAAAAGAGCCAAGACAAACCGGTAAAAAGAAATCTAGGagtcttaattttttattaatattttgacaaTCTTCTACTTTACATGCTTCAATTAGAGGTATTAATCCTTTTCTGTAGTAATAACTAATAAAGTTGCTAAGTTATGTTAAATGTGTATAATTTTGTTTTAACTCATCATGGAAATTGTCCgatgttctttttctttctctaaaaagataatttaattacaaatctTGCAATAAGGGATCATTTTTCATATCCTGTTCATACTTGCAGCAGTTCCTACAGTCTGAAATGATAGTTTAGTGAGAAATGCCTAGATCTAGAATATGTTAAATTCTATTCTTCAAGTTGATATGCTTATGACAACCCAGTATCTTTCATCCAGAACTTGCATAACCAAATATCTCTAAGAATTAACTCAACCATTTTACCACAACTTTGCTTTTATAATTTAAGAACGCaacttattttcttcttttccttcaattttggTATTTTCCCAACTTCTCATCCTATGTATTGTTTAAGTTTTGTGACTGGCTAACTTGTGAACATTTCCATTTCCTTCTGAAATTTAGAATGTCATTTGCAGGTACACGGTGGGAGCTATGGGCGTCCAGCAAGCTGAACCTCAACTGGAACCAAAGAAACATAGGAGGCAATCACGCAAAAAGATTAACCAGTCAATATTAGATGAACTTAATGATGACGATAACCTAGACTTAGAAAACGACCAAATTGTAAGCGCAACAAAGAATGAAAACCAGTAGAAAATTCATTGCCTTCTTACTTTGTGGCGTAAATGATAAGGttcctaacttttttttttctttccatgaAAGAGAATGTGAACTTGATCTGCCCACTTGCCACTAGCCTCTCAAGTCTTTGACACTAATGGGATTTGTCAAGTCTTGTTTGGTATACACTCTTCTGCAGCCAGCTAAACAGAGGCTTTCCAGCGTTTGATAGCAAATCAATGATGTAATATCTCTCAGAAGCATCAAGATTAAAGAGAAGGAGAATAAATGCAAATGAAGGTTCTCTTCAACTAATTGATCAAGGCAAAAGAAGGAAGATAAAGAGATGCATAAAGGGGTTCTCTTCAACTAATTGCTTATTATAGTTCAAAAACTTTGAGAAACCTAGCCGACTAGATGGAAAGAAAGCAGAAAACATCAATTCATACCCCTAGCAACTTTCTAATGATGCTAAGATGAAACCAAAATGACCCTACTTCTTGGTGGATTTCTTCTTTGAACTCACAGCTACTTGTGGCTTGGGATGCTTCTCGGCCTCGCTTAGATCCAACCACTTGAGTGGGTGGCGGTTGAAGAAAGGCCAATTTGGAATAGTAATCAAAGTGGTGAGGGTCACACCACCGGCATATACGAGCATCATCATCTGAAATGATCCCAACACATAACCAGCACCAAATGAAACCACTGCAAATACCAATAGCATCACCTGCATTATCTGCTCTGCTAGCTTTTGCCCTTGCCAATCCATCTACCCAACACAACAATGCAAAACCAACATAAAGCCGAAGTCCAAGTATTAACACCATAAACAAATACCAAACCAATTAACTAACCAGACTATAACTAAAAGACTTCATTTATCTTTTCTCACTTTATTTCCAATTTCACTACTATTGCAGGTATCATGGATCCGGAACGCCAAACTGGTTCTCCTACAGGTCCGTTTTTTATTAAACCCTAGAGATCATCGATTGTGACTTGGGAGCGAAGATCCCTAAACCAAAGCCCTAGAATGTTGTTCGGTTAGCAAGAATTGTTGATTATAAGATGAGGTAAATGATTAGCGATCAGAAGGGGGGTAAAAGCAAAAGTGAGATTAGGAAATTGATAATCAAAACATAAAGGTTAAACATTAGGACTTGGTTTGGTATcggagaaaataaacctaaaatcaTGCCCGAATGCCCAATCCCTTCCATAAATCTTAAAATTCGATCAAGGAGCAAATGAAAGGAATCAGAGaaattgataataataaaaaaagaggttgaatcaattagaaagtgtaaaGCTCTAAACTGCGAAAGAGGGAGTAAAACTTACCTGAAAGTAGAAATCAGAAGCGAAGAGAGGGAGAAGATGTCTGAAAGTGGAAGTCAAGAACAAGCGTAAGCGCAGGTACGTTAAGAATTAAACttcatattttgatatatattggCAACTTACGATATTTCATGGCCACACGATCAAAAGCAATATTGGATACAACAGCCGTTGGATCAACTGTTCCAAACTATATGCAACTATGCTGTTTTATTCttagttaaaatatgccataacgtggaaatttaattattgtagttttatttttaggatttttattttttattttttaaaatttaaaattcagatttaatttttaatattgttataattattttatttaattcaagtttattatagtttttttaattatattgttatttattgagttttttttttaaatttcaatgtcacaacaataaattcaataaaaaattttaatagtattaatagttgaacctaaatttaaaatctaaaaaagtaaaaaaaaataaaataaaatcttaaaaataaaagtataaagactaaatacCAAATTTGTGAATAGTATAAAAACTTGTGACatgttttacccttttttttcttttttttttgattaaattataatgataatcaATTTGTGCGGATTTAATCCTACTTTTATTTACTCAAAATTTGATCCTTTTGCTACtgttaacattatttaaaaattaagtataattacaaatttaattcTTCAACCTTTACTTTTATGACCCCAACTTCTTTtttcttataaatattaaaaaaatttaaaaagatattaaaattttaaaaagattaaagactaGTCAAAAAATTTCTCAAATGTGTCAACAATATAAAGATAGGAAAAAAAGGAGTAAGAGTAAGTGTATAACATTGATTCAGATGATGGACAACCTATTTggcataaaacatgaaaatttattttgagtttccAAGTGACGAAGACAAGACATGGCCAATCAAAGTAAAGGCAAGCAAGAAAACAAAATCCTATATTATATCTCTAAGATATAAAATACCCCAAGACCTGGAGAGACAAGTGCTTCGCCAGCTTGTCAGTTGCAAGTATActatatctcttaacatacatcaAAGTTACTTAGATTTAGTGAAAATTGGGTTCATCACAATATCATTTACTAGATTCATTAATACTAAAtttcttatgattttttataatatttaaatgagaATTGCAGCTTAAATTCTTGTAGAAATGATTAATAgcaagttttgttttttttttttcatctctaATTTGTTGACACATTTGAGAAAGTCcgataaatttttaagtttttttttatataattaaagcataaaaaataaaagttaaattgacaaaaattataaaaattgagaaactaaatttgtaattttacctattttttaataaaattaatagaaaaagcTAACAGAAGGACTGGAAATGAGTAAATAAAAAGAGAGACCAATTttgaacaaattaaaataaaataaaataactaaatctGCACAAATCCACAGGTACGGGGACTAACTTCAAAATTTAACCTTCCATTTTCTTTCCTCGAATTTGTGGTGTAAAAGCAAAAACATACCACAAGCAAGAAAATTAATTTGcgtataaataattaaatgaccaaattttatttattttttggtgaaATCTAAATGACCAATTTTCATAAAACTTGTGCAAAACctcaatattttatttaagaGTCTATCTCGCGAATCAAACTTAAATGAGCAAATCTAATTGTCGACTAAATTATAGTAAATATacattaaatatcaaatttaggcTTTCCTCTATCAGGGAGAagattatataaatttcttttattcataaattctaaatcttctttttttcatttactttttatGGGCGGAACAAATAGCCAGTAAAAGAGTTTCGAATTTATCAGCAAACAATTTTTTCCAAGCTGATCTTAGACTCATTGCCAACAGAAAGTAGTCTAACTTTTGGAAATCCATGGCTAAATCTTGAGAGAAGTAAGCAACCACCTTTTGCAATTTTAATCCCTTTTTCCCTAATTATGGTTTATGGCAATGAACACTCATCATTATTTTCCTCAACAAAATAACTTCATATAAAATCATGGATTAAAACAAAAATCTCCAACATGAATCTCAGATCAATAACATTTGACTAAACAAGGTTTCAAAAGACATCTAACAACTCTTTCTACTTTGAATAAACATCAAAACTACTTACTCGCAGAGTAAGACAGAAATCATTTCCCAGATACAACTTCCTTCATCGACTAAAATTTCAATCTTTTGCTGACCGTCTACACAGATACTTGGGACTTCTTCGACTTGCTAGCTGCCAACTGAGTCTCAGGCTGAAAGAACAACATATTTTCAACAAAACAACACGATAGCAGCATAGTTTCCATTCATTAAGGAGATTTTAAGTTTAGTTATAAATTACCTCTTTCTTAACGGGCTCTTCCTTCTCCAACAAAATTAACTCGATGTGGCAAGGAGAAGACATGTAAGCTGCCAAAACAACCATCTTATTAACATAGAAGGATAAAATACACTACAAACAATTACAAGTTCATGGTTCTAAGTCATACGATTGATTCTTCCATGGGCACGGTATGTACGACGCCTTTGTTTCTGAGCCTGGTTAACTTGGATGTGAGAAATATAGAGTGCATCCACATCCAAACCCTTGACCTGACAAGTTAGTTTCAATTTGTTACAAACGGAAACTAAAAAAACCAAGTAACAGCAAAAAGCCAAAAAACCAAAAGAGTAAGCATACCTCGGCATTGCTCTCAGCATTCTTCAGCAAATCTAGAATGAATTTGGCAGATTTTACAGGCCAGCGACCTTGTCCGTTAGAATGCCTGTTCTTTGCCTGAGCTGTACGTCCAACACCACCACAGAAGCGTCTGAAGGGTACGGCCTGTTTGTGAGCCATAACATCCTCcaaatacctcttagccttaccCAAAGGCAACTTCCTGATAGCAAACGCAGTCTCCCTTGTGTTCTATAGAGCAATAATAGGGTGTGAGACTCAGTGATGACCACCAGCTAATTAAAAACATCACCAAATGGGCAACAGAATATCAACAAACGCCAAGACACCCCAAAGAACAATCGAACACAATCCCGTGCCATATCTAATCCAAAAGCTAGTCTTCCCAAAGCACTACAAAATGAGGCATCATTTACTGAGCCTTCATTCACCAAGAAGATCCAGAGGTTCACCCCATAACAATGCAAGTAATTTTCCTGAAGTTTACGAGAGCCTCACTCAAAAAAGGCAACAAGACCCTGCTTTTTCCAACAGATTTAGGAATCCTAATACTACGCTGAAAAAGAAAATATCTAACAGCATAAACAATACATCCTAAAAATATAACCAAAAATAACC
This window encodes:
- the LOC107916724 gene encoding probable signal peptidase complex subunit 1 is translated as MDWQGQKLAEQIMQVMLLVFAVVSFGAGYVLGSFQMMMLVYAGGVTLTTLITIPNWPFFNRHPLKWLDLSEAEKHPKPQVAVSSKKKSTKK
- the LOC107916629 gene encoding 60S ribosomal protein L17-2, with translation MVKYSKESDNPTKSCKARGSDLRVHFKNTRETAFAIRKLPLGKAKRYLEDVMAHKQAVPFRRFCGGVGRTAQAKNRHSNGQGRWPVKSAKFILDLLKNAESNAEVKGLDVDALYISHIQVNQAQKQRRRTYRAHGRINPYMSSPCHIELILLEKEEPVKKEPETQLAASKSKKSQVSV